From the Primulina tabacum isolate GXHZ01 chromosome 15, ASM2559414v2, whole genome shotgun sequence genome, one window contains:
- the LOC142526148 gene encoding uncharacterized protein At2g29880-like — protein sequence MGDSREKYNVWTIEESNELLKIMVDAAMRGWRDKNGVFSKKTVEKKILPALNDKIGCAKTITQYQSRLKWFKGRYNSYCKLMRHNSGFGWDPETKKFTANDEVWKYYFKSHPKHEHYRTDTFEDYEDLRIVVGTGTATGKHSIGVGDDTDARKFEIEENRGTSLIDDYVLDHNIGEYFVQSDGQESSYQPPFFEDSISPLPSQPISSEVPATTRKRDRTEFEAKSNTFKSIDPNAMHEFSHSLEKVVSKIESIGNAGDTCWDAIKEVPNLDNRTRYKVLDLLNTRSKKMDFLKMTIEERSGWIDYKLNE from the exons ATGGGAGATTCACGAGAAAAATATAATGTGTGGACGATTGAAGAGAGCAATGAATTGCTAAAAATTATGGTTGATGCTGCCATGAGAGGATGGCGTGATAAGAATGGAGTATTTAGCAAAAAAACTGTAGAAAAGAAAATACTTCCCGCTCTGAACGACAAGATTGGGTGTGCAAAAACTATTACACAATATCAAAGTCGTCTAAAGTGGTTCAAAGGAAGATACAACAGTTATTGTAAGCTTATGCGTCATAACTCTGGTTTTGGATGGGATCCTGAGACAAAGAAATTCACGGCTAATGACGAAGTATGGAAATATTATTTTAAG TCTCACCCTAAACATGAACACTATCGGACAGACACTTTTGAGGATTATGAAGACCTGAGAATCGTGGTTGGGACTGGAACTGCTACAGGAAAACACTCAATTGGAGTAGGAGATGACACTGATGCAAGAAAATTTGAGATAGAAGAAAATAGGGGAACTAGTTTAATAGACGATTATGTGCTTGATCACAACATTGGTGAATATTTCGTGCAAAGCGACGGACAAGAATCTTCGTATCAACCTCCATTTTTCGAGGACTCTATTTCACCATTACCCTCTCAGCCCATAAGTTCAGAAGTTCCAGCAACAACTAGGAAACGGGATAGGACCGAGTTTGAAGCAAAATCAAACACATTCAAAAGTATTGACCCAAATGCTATGCATGAGTTCTCCCATAGTCTTGAGAAGGTGGTTTCTAAGATAGAATCAATAGGGAATGCAGGTGACACTTGTTGGGATGCTATCAAGGAGGTCCCAAATTTGGATAATCGTACTCGATATAAGGTGCTTGATTTACTCAATACCAGATCAAAAAAGATGGATTTCTTGAAAATGACCATTGAAGAGCGTTCGGGATGGATAGATTATAAATTGAATGAATGA
- the LOC142526918 gene encoding putative serine/threonine-protein kinase WNK11, whose amino-acid sequence MGDEETEPFVELSPTGRYGRYAELLGAGAVKKVYRAFDQEEGLEVAWNQVKLGNFNDDGVTINRLQSEVFLLDGLQNKYVLSLRSVWRDERRFTLNFITEACTSGNLREYRMKHKHVSLKAIKKWSWQILKGLEYLHTHQPCVIHRDLNCSNVFINGNNGQVKIGDFGLAAIVGRNHAVRSVIGTPEFMAPEMYEENYTELVDIYSFGMCVLEMVTLEIPYNECRGIVAIYRNVTSGVMPQSLNQVDDPEVRAFIDMCLAPADARPSATDLLRYPFFYGIHDDDEENEAHELRTCSS is encoded by the exons ATGGGGGATGAAGAAACTGAACCGTTCGTCGAACTGAGCCCGACGGGTCGATACGGCCGTTACGCCGAGCTTCTGGGCGCCGGCGCTGTCAAGAAAGTGTACCGCGCTTTCGATCAAGAAGAAGGACTGGAGGTCGCGTGGAACCAGGTTAAGCTAGGGAACTTCAACGACGATGGAGTAACGATCAACCGGTTGCAGTCGGAGGTCTTTTTATTGGATGGTCTGCAAAATAAGTATGTCCTCTCTTTAAGATCAGTTTGGCGCGACGAAAGGAGATTTACGCTGAATTTCATCACCGAGGCGTGCACTTCGGGGAACCTGAGGGAGTATAGGATGAAACACAAGCATGTCTCCTTGAAGGCGATAAAGAAATGGTCGTGGCAGATTTTGAAGGGGTTGGAGTATTTGCACACACATCAGCCCTGCGTGATTCACAGGGATCTTAACTGCAGCAATGTGTTCATTAATGGCAACAATGGCCAG GTAAAGATTGGTGATTTTGGCCTAGCAGCGATCGTGGGAAGGAACCACGCAGTGCGTTCGGTGATCGGGACACCCGAATTCATGGCACCGGAGATGTACGAGGAGAACTACACAGAACTGGTCGACATATACTCCTTCGGGATGTGCGTGTTGGAAATGGTGACCCTTGAGATTCCATACAACGAATGCAGAGGTATCGTCGCGATTTACAGAAATGTGACATCTGGGGTGATGCCTCAATCATTGAACCAGGTTGACGATCCGGAGGTTAGAGCTTTCATAGACATGTGCCTGGCTCCAGCCGATGCTAGGCCGTCGGCTACTGATCTTCTCAGATACCCTTTCTTTTATGGAATTCACGACGACGACGAAGAAAATGAAGCTCATGAACTCAGAACATGCTCATCTTGA
- the LOC142526981 gene encoding putative DUF21 domain-containing protein At3g13070, chloroplastic, producing MGAAAAAAAVPETLLFNQLNFVAYHTRSFRVLRNPWKPSPKFLLKRVRCGALCTPPCNSQASVFNSFRKAPLYSHTTKPSFCRNDESGDAGIVENLGQILARKWLSIVAVAIGVFVILGCRRALALEGVMSTGYGVWERSLSALRSSWPKILQVLTFIKEQGLVLAVLLGLSAFFSMAETSITTLWPWKVRELAEKESENGVFKMLRNDVTRFLTTILIGTTVVNIGATALVTEAATSIFGDAGVTAATGVMTVAILLLTEITPKSIAVHNATEVVRFVVRPVAWLSLVLYPVGRVVTYLSMGMLKLLGLKGRSEPYVTEDELKLMLRGAELSGAIEEEEQDMIENVLEIKDTHVREVMTPLVDVVAIDDSATLVDFHNSWVNHQYSRVPVFKERIDNIVGIAYAMDLLGYVQKGELLENSAVGELAHKPAYFVPDSMSVWNLLREFRIRKVHMAVVLNEYGGTVGIVTLEDVVEEIVGEIFDENDSKEEIQKKTGNIVMRADGVYDVDANTTIGQLSEDLYIKMPEGHQYETVSGFVCEAFGYIPRTGETIKVILERANREEHGEYDASESGRQDENQRSQIFKLEILEGNARKVSAVRFERKTQDDSSLNTKEFTRLVPKIKRRKWSSNDDELDRTETGEVPFNGTGDYMDSSDDDQARGQ from the exons ATGGGTGCAGCTGCGGCTGCCGCAGCCGTGCCTGAAACCTTACTCTTCAATCAGCTTAATTTCGTCGCTTATCATACTAGGTCGTTTAGAGTTCTCCGCAACCCTTGGAAACCATCCCCTAAGTTCCTTCTTAAAAGGGTTCGTTGCGGCGCATTGTGTACTCCGCCGTGTAATTCTCAAGCTTCCGTTTTTAACTCTTTTAGAAAAGCTCCCCTGTATTCACATACGACTAAACCCAGTTTCTGTAGGAATGATGAGAGTGGTGATGCGGGGATTGTCGAAAATTTGGGACAAATCTTGGCCAGAAAGTGGCTGTCGATTGTCGCTGTGGCGATTGGGGTGTTCGTGATACTGGGTTGCCGGAGGGCACTGGCGTTGGAGGGGGTCATGAGTACGGGATATGGGGTCTGGGAGCGGAGTTTATCGGCGTTGAGGAGCTCATGGCCAAAGATTTTGCAGGTTCTGACGTTTATCAAAGAGCAGGGTTTGGTTCTTGCGGTGCTTTTAGGGCTCTCCGCTTTTTTCTCCATGGCTGAGACTTCCATTACCACTCTTTGGCCTTGGAAG GTGCGGGAATTGGCAGAGAAAGAGTCAGAAAATGGTGTCTTTAAAATGCTAAGGAATGATGTTACTCGCTTCCTGACAACTATCCTTATAGGCACCAC AGTGGTAAATATTGGTGCTACAGCATTAGTTACTGAAGCTGCAACTTCAATATTTGGAGACGCTGGTGTCACCGCAGCTACCGGAGTTATGACG GTTGCAATTTTGCTCCTTACTGAGATTACTCCAAAGAGTATAGCCGTTCACAATGCCACGGAGGTTGTTAGATTTGTG GTCAGGCCAGTGGCGTGGCTTTCTCTTGTATTATATCCCGTGGGCAGAGTTGTTACATATTTGTCAATGGGAATGTTAAAACTTCTGGGTTTGAAAGGGAGAAG TGAGCCTTATGTAACTGAAGATGAACTAAAATTGATGTTGCGTGGAGCAGAATTGAGTGGAGCAATCGAGGAGGAAGAACAG GATATGATTGAAAATGTGCTAGAAATAAAAGATACGCATGTTAGAGAGGTAATGACACCTCTTGTTGATGTTGTTGCCATAGATGACAGTGCAACACTGGTTGATTTCCACAATTCATGGGTTAATCATCAATATTCCAG GGTTCCCGTCTTCAAGGAGCGCATTGACAATATTGTTGGTATTGCATATGCAATGGATCTTCTGGGTTACGTCCAGAAG GGGGAACTTCTTGAAAATTCTGCTGTGGGAGAGCTAGCGCATAAACCGGCATACTTTGTTCCTG ATTCAATGTCCGTATGGAATCTTCTAAGAGAGTTCCGAATAAGGAAGGTGCACATGGCTGTAGTTCTAAATGAATATGGTGGGACCGTTGGC ATAGTGACCCTTGAAGATGTAGTGGAAGAAATTGTTGGTgaaatttttgatgaaaatgATTCAAAA GAAGAAATCCAGAAAAAGACTGGTAACATTGTCATGCGTGCCGATGGTGTATATGATGTGGATGCTAATACTACCATCGGGCAGCTATCTGAAGACCTCTACATTAAAATGCCGGAG GGTCATCAGTATGAAACGGTGTCAGGCTTTGTATGCGAAGCGTTTGGGTACATCCCAAGGACAGGTGAGACCATAAAAGTTATCCTGGAAAGAGCAAATCGAGAAGAGCATGGCGAATACGACGCATCAGAATCTGGTCGACAAGATGAAAACCAGAGGAGTCAGATTTTTAAGCTTGag ATATTAGAAGGGAATGCCCGAAAGGTTAGCGCTGTTCGATTCGAACGGAAAACCCAAGATGATTCGTCTTTAAATACGAAAGAATTTACTCGTTTGGTTCCCAAAATCAAGAGAAGGAAATGGAGCAGCAACGATGATGAATTAGATAGGACAGAGACTGGTGAGGTCCCATTTAATGGAACAGGTGATTATATGGACTCGTCTGATGATGATCAAGCAAGAGGCCAGTAG
- the LOC142527704 gene encoding zinc transporter 11, which yields MLQNELPLSRSMSRLYLFLSLLCIIFLSAAAHGGDADSDSDSVSPSEKPNLRSRSLILVKIWCLILVFVGTFAGGMSPYFMKWNEGFLVIGTQFAGGVFLGTALMHFLSDSNSTFEDLTSKEYPFAFMLASTGYLLTMAADSIVSYVYGKSDAGSAHVDVELQENTPDVKGHDNGIALHSNSHLQSHATKASLPSATSLGDSVLLIAALCFHSVFEGIAIGVAETEADAWRALWTVCLHKIFAAIAMGIALLKMIPDRPLLSCAAYAFAFAISSPIGVAIGIIIDATTQGSVADWIYAISMGLACGVFVYVAINHLLAKGYNPQKLVSVNTPFFKFLAVLFGIGVIAVVMIWDT from the exons ATGCTCCAAAACGAGCTCCCACTCTCAAGATCCATGTCGCGGCTTTATCTCTTCCTTTCTCTGCTTTGCATCATTTTCCTCTCTGCCGCGGCCCACGGCGGAGATGCTGACTCTGACTCCGACTCTGTCTCGCCGTCGGAGAAGCCCAATCTCAGGTCCCGATCCCTGATACTCGTCAAAATTTGGTGCTTGATTCTGGTGTTTGTGGGGACTTTTGCCGGGGGTATGTCCCCCTATTTCATGAAGTGGAACGAGGGTTTCTTGGTGATTGGCACACAGTTTGCGGGTGGGGTGTTTCTGGGAACAGCTCTGATGCATTTCTTGAGTGATTCTAATTCCACTTTTGAGGATTTGACGAGTAAAGAGTACCCCTTCGCGTTTATGTTGGCGAGTACTGGATATTTGCTCACTATGGCGGCCGATTCCATTGTTTCTTATGTGTATGGAAAGAGTGATGCAGGTTCTGCTCATGTTGATGTTGAGCTTCAAG AAAATACTCCAGATGTTAAAGGCCACGATAATGGAATAGCGTTGCATTCGAATTCACATTTACAG AGCCATGCCACAAAAGCTTCACTTCCAAGCGCCACGTCCCTTGGTGACAGCGTCTTGTTGATTGCTGCCCTTTGTTTCCATTCGGTGTTTGAGGGCATTGCGATCGGAGTGGCAGAAACCGAGGCGGATGCTTGGCGAGCTCTGTGGACCGTCTGTTTACACAAGATATTTGCTGCCATTGCTATGGGGATAGCTCTTCTCAAAATGATTCCAGATCGTCCTCTCTTATCATGTGCAGCTTATGCCTTTGCATTCGCCATATCATCGCCAATTGGTGTAGCTATTGGCATTATAATTGATGCCACGACACAGGGTTCTGTGGCTGATTGGATATATGCAATATCAATGGGTTTGGCTTGTGGGGTGTTTGTCTATGTGGCCATTAATCATCTACTTGCTAAAGGCTACAATCCTCAGAAGTTGGTTTCAGTCAACACACCATTTTTCAAGTTTCTCGCTGTTTTGTTCGGTATTGGCGTAATTGCAGTTGTAATGATATGGGATACCTAG
- the LOC142526424 gene encoding uncharacterized protein LOC142526424 — MDSPQSVVSPFKGSHVFVEHEKQNANVALVNSRFLTREINFQGKEASMYNLDEVVGVLEVYIHEARDIHNICIYQKQDVYAKLCLTNDPEDTVSTKIINGGGRNPVFNENLRLNVRKVDSSIKCEIWMLSRVRNYLEDQLLGFALVPVSDILLHDGKLKKEFSLSSTDLFHSPAGFVQLSISFDGAPPEVIPLSAQPKSVVNDSCVHDTEYVESIPCDLEKIEFPDPKITNENNKMVEEYFAMPCTTLDSQNSDNLVSSDSENHVRSEVEIKNEHGNSLSVATASSRPNPKIRSPSSSVSANGSSNASLPASSRSSDPPKDSKSLNEENPLPPKDDSKEKSANNLRSESNATIEVSDDAFLKPVVTLNIEPENKVDQQEIVDMYMKSMQQFTESLAKMKLPVDFESGPTSSENSSSDQRTPASKNSGSRVFYGSRAFF, encoded by the coding sequence ATGGATTCTCCTCAGTCAGTGGTGTCACCGTTCAAGGGTTCTCATGTTTTTGTCGAGCATGAGAAACAAAATGCTAATGTTGCTTTAGTAAACTCCAGGTTCCTGACGAGAGAAATCAATTTTCAAGGAAAGGAAGCCTCCATGTATAATTTAGACGAAGTTGTTGGTGTTTTGGAGGTCTACATACATGAAGCTAGGGACATCCACAACATATGCATCTACCAAAAGCAAGATGTTTATGCTAAATTATGTCTGACTAATGATCCTGAAGATACGGTTTCCACCAAAATCATTAATGGTGGTGGGAGAAATCCAGTATTCAACGAGAATCTTCGTCTTAATGTTCGGAAAGTTGATTCATCCATCAAATGTGAGATATGGATGCTAAGCAGGGTGAGGAATTATCTTGAAGATCAGTTGCTGGGATTCGCTTTGGTTCCAGTCTCTGATATTCTCCTGCACGATGGAAAGCTCAAAAAGGAGTTTTCTCTATCCTCGACTGATCTATTCCACTCACCTGCAGGGTTTGTGCAGTTATCTATCTCGTTTGATGGAGCTCCACCTGAAGTTATTCCGCTTTCTGCACAACCTAAGTCTGTGGTGAATGATTCCTGTGTGCATGATACTGAGTATGTAGAGTCTATTCCTTGTGACCTAGAGAAGATTGAGTTTCCTGATCCAAAAATCacaaacgaaaataataagatGGTTGAAGAGTATTTTGCAATGCCTTGTACGACATTGGACTCTCAAAATTCAGATAACCTGGTCAGTTCTGACAGTGAAAATCATGTAAGGTCGGAGGTTGAGATCAAGAATGAGCATGGGAATAGTTTGTCCGTGGCCACAGCGAGTTCAAGGCCTAATCCAAAGATTCGTTCTCCTTCGAGCAGCGTTTCAGCAAATGGATCTTCAAATGCATCTCTTCCTGCGAGTTCCCGGTCTTCTGACCCTCCCAAGGATTCAAAATCTCTGAATGAGGAAAATCCTCTACCTCCTAAGGATGATTCAAAGGAAAAAAGTGCTAACAATTTAAGGTCTGAGAGTAACGCAACAATTGAGGTGTCTGATGATGCATTTTTAAAGCCTGTTGTTACTCTGAATATTGAACCAGAGAACAAGGTGGATCAGCAGGAGATTGTGGATATGTATATGAAGAGCATGCAGCAATTCACCGAGTCATTAGCCAAAATGAAGCTTCCAGTTGACTTTGAAAGCGGGCCTACTAGCTCCGAAAACTCGAGTTCAGATCAGAGAACACCGGCATCAAAGAACTCCGGATCTCGAGTGTTCTATGGCAGTAGAGCTTTTTTCTAA
- the LOC142527393 gene encoding uncharacterized protein LOC142527393 yields the protein MEPYAEASCVLKVNVHCQACKMKMLEVLGSICGVFDVTIDSQEGLAKVYGVVNPNMLVRALTRTGYHAELKWVKLGHPDLNRRSYSHDYYDHGYYNTGYPYGVVLDDPYRNRLRYLMDQYSYSCSSRLRFDHPYYHGLSLPPREVRTIISTQRI from the exons ATGGAGCCTTATGCTGAAGCG AGCTGTGTTCTGAAGGTGAATGTCCATTGTCAGGCCTGCAAAATGAAGATGCTGGAGGTTCTGGGTTCAATTTGCG GGGTATTTGATGTTACCATAGATTCTCAAGAAGGGCTGGCCAAAGTGTACGGTGTGGTGAATCCAAACATGCTCGTGAGGGCCTTGACGAGAACCGGGTACCATGCGGAGTTAAAATGGGTCAAACTCGGACACCCGGATCTTAATAGACGTTCTTACTCTCATGACTATTATGATCATGGTTATTATAATACTGGATACCCGTACGGAGTAGTACTTGACGACCCATATAGGAATAGACTACGGTACTTGATGGATCAATATTCTTACTCGTGTTCGTCAAGATTAAGGTTCGATCATCCCTACTATCACGGGTTGAGCTTACCACCCCGCGAGGTACGTACCATCATATCCACTCAGAGAATATGA
- the LOC142526761 gene encoding heterogeneous nuclear ribonucleoprotein 1-like → MEVDQGKLFIGGISWDTNEDRLKEYFGAYGEVVEAVIMRDRSTGRARGFGFVVFANPMVAERVVKDKHVIDGRTVEAKKAVPRDDQYLITRNLGSSIQGSPGPGRTKKIFVGGLASSVTESDFKNYFSHFGNITDVVVMYDHITQRPRGFGFITYDSEDAVDRVLHKTFHELNGKMVEVKRAVPKELSPGPSRSPGIGYNYGFSRTNNSLSNHAPGYNLGSLGAYGIRMDGRFSPLASARAGFSNLGSPTYGIGLNAEQGMNAVFTGASSSSNNDIGYGLAVNPYFTNNQSRYNTPIGYNANNSRSDSFLHSLSMNTWGNAGLNTSTNNVNSVPYSGSETSDFGVFGNSRENWGASPIATLFGGSSSGYRGGEHSNALGAVGLGRNGGMGVATTSLFAAAGGGFEGSYQDFYQGGSMYGDSTWQTASSELNISDSFGYGLGHSEEDIGKDSDYMVGYSIPTSRSSRGIAA, encoded by the exons ATGGAGGTGGATCAAGGTAAGCTCTTTATTGGTGGGATTTCTTGGGACACGAATGAGGATCGCCTTAAAGAATATTTTGGAGCGTACGGAGAAGTGGTGGAGGCAGTCATTATGAGGGATCGTTCTACTGGACGTGCTCGTGGCTTTGGTTTTGTAGTGTTCGCCAATCCAATGGTTGCCGAAAGAGTAGTTAAGGATAAGCACGTGATTGATGGACGGACT GTGGAAGCCAAGAAAGCTGTTCCAAGAGATGATCAATACCTGATAACTCGCAACCTTGGCAGCAGCATTCAGGGATCTCCTGGACCTGGACGAACGAAAAAGATTTTTGTAGGAGGATTAGCATCTTCTGTTACTGAGAGCGACTTCAAAAATTACTTCAGTCACTTTGGTAATATAACAGATGTAGTAGTGATGTATGACCACATCACTCAAAGACCAAGAGGTTTTGGATTCATAACATATGATTCAGAGGATGCTGTGGATAGGGTGTTGCACAaaacctttcatgaacttaatgGAAAGATGGTGGAAGTAAAGCGAGCGGTTCCAAAAGAATTGTCTCCTGGACCAAGCAGGAGCCCAGGTATCGGTTACAATTACGGTTTTAGTAGAACCAACAACTCACTCAGCAACCATGCCCCGGGATATAATCTTGGCTCGCTTGGAGCATATGGAATCAGGATGGACGGTAGATTTAGTCCATTAGCTAGCGCTCGTGCAGGTTTCTCAAATTTAGGTTCTCCCACGTATGGAATTGGTTTAAACGCCGAGCAAGGAATGAATGCTGTCTTTACAGGGGCCAGTTCCAGTTCAAACAATGACATAGGTTATGGTCTTGCTGTGAATCCCTATTTCACCAATAACCAGAGCAGATATAACACTCCCATTGGTTACAATGCAAACAACAGCCGCAGTGACTCATTTTTGCACTCATTATCAATGAACACATGGGGAAATGCTGGGCTTAATACGTCTACAAATAATGTTAATTCTGTTCCATACTCTGGTTCTGAAACCAGCGATTTTGGAGTCTTTGGAAACAGTAGAGAAAATTGGGGTGCTTCTCCTATTGCTACCTTGTTTGGTGGAAGCTCCTCAGGATACAGAGGTGGGGAACATAGTAATGCACTTGGAGCAGTAGGACTTGGAAGAAATGGTGGAATGGGAGTGGCGACTACATCTTTGTTTGCTGCAGCAGGTGGAGGTTTTGAGGGATCTTATCAGGACTTTTACCAAGGTGGATCTATGTATGGTGATTCAACTTGGCAAACCGCATCTTCAGAGCTGAATATATCGGATTCTTTTGGCTATGGGCTTGGCCATTCTGAAGAGGACATTGGTAAAGATTCTGATTACATGGTTGGTTATAGCATCCCAACTAGCCGATCCAGTAGAG GAATTGCTGCTTAG